In the genome of Paenibacillus pabuli, the window AATCCACCCGTTTTTGCTGCCGAATCCGGTTGGGGTCTTGCCGTATCGAAGCAAAGCAAACAGCAGGAGGCCGCACTTGATTTCATCAAATTCATCTCAGAGAAGGACAACCTTACGACATGGAATACGGACACCTTTACCGTTCCAGCCAAAAAGGAAATTGCTGAAAACCCGGAATTCCTGAAGAACAATCCCCACCTAAAGCCCTCGCTGGACATATTGGCGTTAGGTCAATGGATTGGCCCTATAGCAGACCGGGATTTCTTCTTCAAGCAGATCAATGACAATTTTCAACTGATGGCTAGTGGACAGCAGAGTGTCGAGGACGGATTGGCGAACATCGAACGGACGATCAACGATAATCAGGATCAACATAAGTGATAGGGGTGCTGGGGCATGAGTACTGCTATATCTACCAACAAGGCGGAAAAGGTTAACCCAGCGGTAAAGTCAACAGCTTACAGGGCAAAACGAAGGTTCATCATCATTTCACTCGTACCGATTTTGCTTCTGTTCGGGGTGTTTGCTTTCCTTCCCATCGCATGGAGTCTGGGCTTGTCTGCATTCAAGTATGACCCACTCAGCTCAAATGCGATTTTCGTGGGAGCGGAGAACTATATCCGCATGTTCCAGGATTCCATATTTCTGAAGTCATTGTGGGTAACCTTCAAATTTGTATTTATCGCTGTATTAATTAACATTGTCATTACGCTTTTAATCGCTTCAGCGATTCAGCGAGTCCGCATCCCGTGGCTCAAAAATGGCTTTCGAACCGTATTCTTTCTTCCTACAATCGCTCCGCTTGCGGGAACGGCCATCGTATGGAATACCATGTTCAATTACAATGATGGCTTGTTCAACATGATTCTCGCCAAGCTGAATATGGCGCCAATCCAGTGGCTAAGTGATCCGCATTACGCGCTCTATTCCGTCATTATGATGACCTTGTGGGCTGATATTGGCTATAATATCGTTCTTTTCATTGCGGGACTGGATTCCATCCCGGATATGTATTATGAAGCGGCGACGCTGGAGGGGGCGGGGCGTTGGCATGTCTTTCTTCATATCACACTGCCACTGCTGCGCAGAACGCTGCTGTTTGTTTCCATCACGACAGTTGTTTCCTACTTTCAGGCCTTCCCACAATTTCAGATTATGACCAAGGGCGGACCCTTCAACGAAACACGAGTGCTGTCACTGCAAATTTATGAACAGGCATTCTCCAGCTCCAATATGGGGTACGCATCCGCGATGGCAACCGTGTTTCTAATGATCATCCTGCTTGTGACATTGCTGCAACTTCGATGGGGACGCACGCAATGGGAACATTGAGAGGAGAGGGGAGAAGAAGCCTATGCCACGTAAATTCAGTCTGTGGGAAGGGTTTACTATCGCAGTTCTGGCAGTTATAGCTTGTGTTATGCTTTTGCCTTATGTCTGGATGGTGCTGTCATCACTGAAAAGCAACATGGACATCGTCTCGGGTTCCGGCGGGTTATTTCCAAGCAAGCCGAGCCTGGACGGATACCGAACGGTTTTTAGCGAGGCGCCGTTTGTTACGTGGCTGCTGAACAGCCTGGTGACATCCGTCATCATAACGGTAGTTACCTTATTTACCAGTGCTCTAGCCGGATATGTATTTGCCAAACATCAGTTTAAAGGCAAAAAACTGCTGTTCATTCTGATTTTGGCAACCATGATGATTCCCTTTCAGGTTATTATGATTCCCACGTATCTGATCACGGCGGAACTTGGACTGGTTAACCATTTGCTGGCAATTATTTTGCCCAATCTGGTCAGCTCCTACGGTGTATTTCTGGCTAAACAATTCATAGAAGAGATTCCACAGGAGCTGCTTGAGGCAGCGAGGATGGACGGTTCTGGCGAATTCAGACTGATGCTTCGCATCGTTATGCCGCTTATTATGCCGATGCTGTCAGCCTTGGGAATATTCACGTTTATGAACTCCTGGAATAACTACCTGTGGCCACTGATTGTATTAAATGATGAGAGCAAGATGACCGTTCCGTTGGCATTGGTCTATTTTAACGGAACGCACCAGGTTAATTACAACGTCGTCATGTCGGCTGCGGTACTGATTACAATACCGGTTATTATTATGTTCCTGATCTTCCAGAAGCAATTTATTAAAGGCCTAGCTATGACGGGTATGAAATAACGGGCGAGGAGAAGAGTTATGACTAAAATCTCAATAATCGGAGCGGGCAGTGCATTTACGCGCGAGATCGCTATGGATATCCTGCTGATTGAAGGCTTGGAGGGTGGCACCATTGCCCTGGTAGATATTGACGAGCGGCGGCTTGAGTTGGCACGCAGGCTAGTGCTTCAAATTGTAGAACGGACAGGCAAGAAGTGGGAGGTGCTTTCCTCTACGGATCGCAGAGAGGTCATTGGCGGATCACAGTTCGTAATTAACCAAATTGAAGTTGGCGGGCTGGAGACGGTTCGTTATGAATATGAAATTCCGCTGAAATACGGGGTAAAACAATGCATTGGCGATACGCTGGGCCCCGGAGGACTGTTTAAGACACTCCGTACCCTTCCCAGCTGGATGGAAATTGTACAGGACGTTGAAACGCTCTGTCCAGACTGCATCATTCTGAACTATACCAATCCAATGTCTGCGGTTACACTCCTGACTTCCCGCATTACGGACATTCCGGTCGTGGGACTATGCCATTCCATCCAGAATACGTCCGCTCAACTGGCGGAATATGCCGGCGTTCCATATGAAGAAATGTCATGGAAAGCCGGAGGGATTAACCATATGTCCTGGTTCGTTCAGCTGTCCCATGCAGGAAGGGATCTATATCCTGTTCTGTTGGAGAAGATACAAAGTCCTGAGCTGCTGCGGCAGGACCCGGTCCGATTTGATGCGATGAAATACTTGGGTGCATTCGTCTCGGAATCTAGCGGCCATTTCTCGGAATATATCCCGTATTACCGTAAACGCCAATCACTTATCGACCAGCACTGCAGCACAGGTTATAACGGAGCCACGGGATTCTATGCTGACAACTGGCCGATCTGGCGGCGAGAGAATGATGAGCAGATCGTTTCACAGCTTGAGGGAACCGCAGCGCTTGAGCTGAAATCCAGTAACGAATATGCAGCCATTATCATTGAAGCAGTAACGAAGAATGAGCCGAAAGTTATTTATGGTAACGTTCCTAACCGGGGGTTGATTGAAAATCTTCAGGCTGATGGTGTCGTGGAAGTGGCCTGTCTCGTGGACGGGAAAGGCGTTCAGCCTTGTCGTTTTGGAAGACTGCCTGAGCATTTGGCCGCATTGTGCCGCTCAAACATGGCATTCTTTGACCTGGCTGTGGAAGCGGTACGGAGGAGTGACCGGGAAATGGCTCGTCATGCACTGATGCTCGACCCGCTAACTGCTGCGGTATGTTCTCTGGAGGAGATTGGAAGCATGTTCGATGAATTGTATGAGGCGGAACAGGGTTTTGTTCCGGTATTGAAATGATGAAGAGACAAGAAACAAGTCCCGTTGTTGTCATTGCTGGTGAGCTAAATGTAGACGTCATTGTATCCGGAGGGGATGTGATGCCGGAATGGAATCGGGAGAAAATGGTTGATGGCTTCGAGGTTGTATTGGGTTCCTCATCAGCAATTACAGCCTGTGCGCTGGCAAGCTTGGGAGCGGATGTGAGATTCGTCAGTGTAGTGGGGGATGACGACTTCGGAAAATTCTGTATAGCTGAGCTGCAGCGTATGGGCGTGAATACAGAACATGTAACCCGATTGTCTGGCATCAGGACAGGTGTGACTCTATCCCTATCCACACCTGACGACCGCGGGTTGTTAACATATGCTGGCAGCATCCCGTTATTGACACCTAATTATATTCCGGAGTCGTTGTTGCAGCAGGCAGCACATCTTCATTTTGGTTCCTATTATTTACAAGATGGGATGAGACCCCACTGGCTTGGTCTTTTTGCAAAGTTGCGGGTAAACGGGATCAGCACGTCTTTTGATACTGGTTGGGATGTATCCAATCAATGGGACCGTGAGGGCATAAGTGAATTACTGACGGTGACGGATTTGTTTATTCCCAGCGAGGATGAATTACTGCACATTTTCCCTGCCGATAGGATAGCCGATGTGCTTGACTCTATGCTTCCTGCTGTGGCGGGAATTGTAGCCGTCAAACAAGGGTCAAAAGGCGCTACACTGCGCGAGCTGAACGAAAGTAGAATATCGGCCGAATCTTACACTTTGACGCCCGTCGATACGACAGGGGCAGGGGACTGTTTCAACGCAGGAATCATATATGGATACTTGCTAGGAATGCGAAGCGAAGAACTGCTGCGATTTGCCAAT includes:
- a CDS encoding carbohydrate kinase family protein translates to MMKRQETSPVVVIAGELNVDVIVSGGDVMPEWNREKMVDGFEVVLGSSSAITACALASLGADVRFVSVVGDDDFGKFCIAELQRMGVNTEHVTRLSGIRTGVTLSLSTPDDRGLLTYAGSIPLLTPNYIPESLLQQAAHLHFGSYYLQDGMRPHWLGLFAKLRVNGISTSFDTGWDVSNQWDREGISELLTVTDLFIPSEDELLHIFPADRIADVLDSMLPAVAGIVAVKQGSKGATLRELNESRISAESYTLTPVDTTGAGDCFNAGIIYGYLLGMRSEELLRFANACGALSTLGIGGTGSLPTMETVHLLQTEHEQ
- a CDS encoding carbohydrate ABC transporter permease, which translates into the protein MSTAISTNKAEKVNPAVKSTAYRAKRRFIIISLVPILLLFGVFAFLPIAWSLGLSAFKYDPLSSNAIFVGAENYIRMFQDSIFLKSLWVTFKFVFIAVLINIVITLLIASAIQRVRIPWLKNGFRTVFFLPTIAPLAGTAIVWNTMFNYNDGLFNMILAKLNMAPIQWLSDPHYALYSVIMMTLWADIGYNIVLFIAGLDSIPDMYYEAATLEGAGRWHVFLHITLPLLRRTLLFVSITTVVSYFQAFPQFQIMTKGGPFNETRVLSLQIYEQAFSSSNMGYASAMATVFLMIILLVTLLQLRWGRTQWEH
- the melA gene encoding alpha-galactosidase, which encodes MTKISIIGAGSAFTREIAMDILLIEGLEGGTIALVDIDERRLELARRLVLQIVERTGKKWEVLSSTDRREVIGGSQFVINQIEVGGLETVRYEYEIPLKYGVKQCIGDTLGPGGLFKTLRTLPSWMEIVQDVETLCPDCIILNYTNPMSAVTLLTSRITDIPVVGLCHSIQNTSAQLAEYAGVPYEEMSWKAGGINHMSWFVQLSHAGRDLYPVLLEKIQSPELLRQDPVRFDAMKYLGAFVSESSGHFSEYIPYYRKRQSLIDQHCSTGYNGATGFYADNWPIWRRENDEQIVSQLEGTAALELKSSNEYAAIIIEAVTKNEPKVIYGNVPNRGLIENLQADGVVEVACLVDGKGVQPCRFGRLPEHLAALCRSNMAFFDLAVEAVRRSDREMARHALMLDPLTAAVCSLEEIGSMFDELYEAEQGFVPVLK
- a CDS encoding carbohydrate ABC transporter permease encodes the protein MPRKFSLWEGFTIAVLAVIACVMLLPYVWMVLSSLKSNMDIVSGSGGLFPSKPSLDGYRTVFSEAPFVTWLLNSLVTSVIITVVTLFTSALAGYVFAKHQFKGKKLLFILILATMMIPFQVIMIPTYLITAELGLVNHLLAIILPNLVSSYGVFLAKQFIEEIPQELLEAARMDGSGEFRLMLRIVMPLIMPMLSALGIFTFMNSWNNYLWPLIVLNDESKMTVPLALVYFNGTHQVNYNVVMSAAVLITIPVIIMFLIFQKQFIKGLAMTGMK